Proteins co-encoded in one Pseudomonadota bacterium genomic window:
- the murB gene encoding UDP-N-acetylmuramate dehydrogenase, with translation MRDWGIKGTVLTDVPMKRYTSMKVGGPVKYLVYPADETNLLKTMRILRAEGIKYRFVGNGTNVIVHDKGFNGAIIRIVKIRCMQYERNQKGAVVKVSGGASLKGFIKDSAMRGLAGLEKLYWIPGTVGGGIKMNAGSFGASISDVLEGVTVMNDKGNITTLDKKALTFNYRSSPVKNTECVINAVFQLKTKDREKILEDMEYVFVERKKRHPMEFPSSGSVFKSVNKEPAWQYVEKAGLRGFRIGDACVSEKHTNFIVNLGHATAHDIKALIDRIKKEVFEKLGVTLEEEVEMWGFNEN, from the coding sequence TTGAGAGATTGGGGAATAAAAGGTACTGTTTTAACGGATGTGCCCATGAAGAGGTATACATCCATGAAAGTGGGTGGTCCTGTAAAATACCTTGTGTATCCCGCAGATGAGACTAACCTGCTGAAGACGATGCGTATTTTGAGAGCAGAGGGAATCAAATACAGGTTTGTAGGCAATGGAACGAATGTCATTGTACATGATAAGGGGTTTAATGGGGCAATAATCAGGATAGTAAAGATACGGTGTATGCAGTACGAAAGGAATCAAAAAGGCGCAGTTGTAAAGGTTTCCGGAGGAGCTTCTTTAAAAGGGTTTATAAAAGATAGCGCCATGCGTGGGCTTGCCGGTCTTGAAAAGCTATACTGGATACCAGGCACTGTTGGTGGTGGAATCAAGATGAATGCCGGGAGTTTCGGAGCATCCATCTCTGATGTATTGGAGGGAGTAACCGTAATGAACGATAAGGGGAATATTACAACTCTTGATAAGAAGGCTCTTACGTTCAACTACAGGTCATCGCCTGTAAAAAATACTGAGTGCGTGATAAATGCTGTTTTCCAGTTAAAAACAAAGGACAGAGAGAAGATACTGGAAGACATGGAATATGTTTTTGTTGAAAGAAAAAAGAGGCACCCAATGGAATTCCCTTCATCCGGATCTGTATTCAAGAGTGTGAACAAAGAGCCTGCATGGCAGTATGTTGAAAAGGCAGGGCTGCGAGGCTTTAGGATCGGTGATGCCTGTGTTTCTGAGAAACATACGAATTTTATTGTGAATCTTGGCCATGCTACAGCACATGACATAAAAGCTCTTATTGATAGAATAAAAAAAGAGGTATTTGAAAAACTGGGGGTTACATTGGAGGAAGAAGTGGAAATGTGGGGATTCAATGAAAATTAA
- a CDS encoding LamG domain-containing protein: MKKTMGIMICAGLLLLGTGMAYADIKTGLIADYQFNGNAFDTAGSNNGTVYNAALTADRFGNANGAYYFNGGSSISGGGSYIGLDHNFNFVSMGDLTFSAWVKPAADGGFIFHQANGGQLYLANASMTAHLANGGWYSAANPVPFAQDTWVNLTGVYKARNQNELWVNGNLVDTISLADSNLFDVYWSDYFYAGFGAYRESWYSDSLQGAFTGTIDDFRIYNRALTQGDIQELAANNVPLPGAVWLLGSGLLGLVARRKLKKS; encoded by the coding sequence GTGAAAAAGACAATGGGTATTATGATATGTGCGGGTTTGCTGCTTTTAGGGACCGGGATGGCTTACGCCGATATAAAGACCGGTCTGATAGCTGACTATCAGTTTAACGGCAACGCCTTTGATACCGCAGGCAGTAATAACGGCACGGTTTATAATGCCGCCCTGACTGCTGACCGGTTCGGCAACGCCAATGGTGCTTACTACTTCAATGGTGGTTCCTCAATATCCGGAGGAGGATCATATATAGGACTTGACCATAATTTTAATTTCGTCAGCATGGGGGATTTAACCTTCTCGGCTTGGGTCAAACCTGCAGCTGACGGCGGCTTTATTTTCCATCAAGCCAACGGGGGTCAACTTTATCTGGCAAACGCGAGCATGACCGCCCATCTGGCCAATGGCGGCTGGTATTCGGCCGCAAACCCTGTCCCTTTCGCGCAAGATACATGGGTCAACCTCACCGGGGTCTATAAAGCCCGGAATCAAAACGAATTATGGGTAAATGGCAATCTTGTCGATACAATAAGTTTGGCTGACAGTAACCTGTTCGATGTCTATTGGAGTGATTATTTTTACGCTGGTTTTGGGGCTTATCGTGAATCATGGTATTCCGACAGTTTACAGGGTGCATTCACTGGAACCATCGATGATTTCCGGATATACAACCGCGCCCTGACACAGGGGGATATCCAAGAGTTAGCCGCCAACAACGTCCCACTTCCCGGAGCCGTCTGGCTCCTGGGATCCGGTCTCCTGGGGCTGGTTGCCAGAAGGAAACTTAAAAAAAGTTAA
- the murC gene encoding UDP-N-acetylmuramate--L-alanine ligase — MVLHKIEKIHFVGIGGIGMSGIAEVLLNLDFTVTGSDIRKTDTTERLEQLGAKIFYGHKKENVEDADVVVISSAVKPDNPEIQKAKEIFVPVIQRAEMLAELMRMKYSIAVAGSHGKTTTTSIVSTILGRAGLDPTCVIGGKLNSLGSNAKLGGSKFLVAEADESDGTFLLLFPTIAVTTNIDLEHLDFYKDINDIKAAFLTFLNKVPFYGLDIICIDNANIQTLIPQLKRRYMTYGLSKQADLRADGVTYNETGTNFRVIYKGYELGVINLAMPGIHNVVNALAACGVGIELDIPFSKIAEALETFSGVQRRLEVKWDGNIKLIDDYGHHPTEVKATLSAIKKMCKGRIVVAFQPHRYTRTKALMDDFITSFNEADILIVTEIYAASEEKIEGISGMFFAENIRASGHKNVFFVETKENAAEKILELAQDGDTVVTLGAGDINKICDRLKAEWGKAVNSE, encoded by the coding sequence ATGGTTCTTCACAAGATAGAGAAAATACATTTTGTCGGCATCGGCGGTATAGGGATGAGCGGTATTGCAGAGGTACTGTTAAATCTCGATTTTACTGTTACAGGTTCGGATATCAGGAAAACCGATACTACCGAAAGGCTTGAGCAGCTTGGCGCAAAGATATTTTATGGCCATAAGAAAGAAAATGTAGAGGATGCCGATGTAGTCGTTATTTCGTCGGCGGTAAAGCCTGATAACCCTGAGATACAGAAGGCAAAAGAGATTTTTGTCCCGGTAATACAGAGGGCGGAAATGCTTGCAGAGCTCATGAGGATGAAATATAGTATTGCCGTAGCAGGTTCCCACGGTAAAACAACCACAACTTCAATAGTCTCAACGATCCTCGGACGTGCAGGTTTGGACCCGACATGCGTCATTGGCGGTAAATTGAACAGTCTCGGCAGTAATGCAAAACTCGGCGGCAGTAAATTCCTGGTGGCAGAAGCAGATGAAAGTGACGGGACATTTCTCCTTCTTTTTCCGACAATTGCCGTGACAACGAACATAGATCTGGAGCACCTTGATTTCTATAAGGATATCAATGACATAAAGGCTGCATTCTTAACCTTTCTCAATAAAGTACCTTTCTATGGGCTTGACATCATATGCATTGACAATGCGAATATCCAGACTCTTATCCCTCAATTAAAGAGAAGGTATATGACCTATGGACTTTCAAAACAGGCAGACCTTAGAGCAGATGGTGTTACGTACAATGAAACAGGTACAAACTTCAGAGTAATCTATAAAGGATATGAACTGGGCGTCATAAACCTTGCCATGCCAGGCATCCATAACGTTGTCAATGCACTTGCCGCATGCGGTGTTGGCATAGAGCTTGATATTCCCTTTTCCAAAATAGCGGAAGCACTGGAAACATTTTCCGGCGTCCAGAGGAGACTCGAAGTAAAGTGGGATGGGAACATAAAGCTTATTGACGATTACGGGCATCACCCCACAGAGGTTAAAGCTACGCTATCGGCAATAAAGAAGATGTGTAAAGGAAGAATTGTCGTTGCATTTCAGCCTCACAGATACACAAGGACAAAGGCATTGATGGATGATTTTATAACATCATTTAATGAAGCGGATATCCTGATTGTTACTGAGATATATGCAGCTTCCGAAGAAAAAATAGAGGGTATCAGCGGGATGTTTTTTGCAGAAAATATACGTGCCAGCGGGCACAAGAATGTGTTTTTTGTCGAGACGAAGGAAAATGCGGCTGAAAAGATTCTGGAGCTCGCGCAGGACGGCGATACCGTTGTTACTCTCGGCGCAGGTGATATCAATAAGATATGCGACAGGCTGAAAGCGGAATGGGGAAAAGCAGTGAACAGTGAATAG
- a CDS encoding FtsQ-type POTRA domain-containing protein, with protein sequence MKKTLYIFFLVPICILSMLTTIYIFSKDEPLFFIKNIRINGASQLGDEDIMGRISPFIRGNLFRIDIQKMKEIITSHPFVKEVRIKRVFPFSIIIDVKEKIPSALWVDKNGVISVLDECGEPYKRLTKGDIKNMFVINAGDKADVKSLYRETNSWITQGIIKRNAISEIAYDEGSVTVFGAEDGVEIVLGKEDQKERLKRAVSILEDAKKRGLMIKCIDARFEKGGIIQERKG encoded by the coding sequence ATGAAAAAAACCCTGTACATCTTTTTTCTTGTGCCAATATGTATTTTATCCATGCTAACGACAATATACATATTTTCAAAAGATGAACCGTTGTTCTTCATAAAAAATATAAGAATAAACGGGGCAAGTCAATTAGGAGATGAAGATATTATGGGCAGGATATCCCCTTTCATTCGGGGAAACCTTTTCAGAATAGACATTCAAAAGATGAAAGAAATCATCACGTCGCACCCGTTTGTAAAGGAAGTAAGGATAAAAAGAGTTTTCCCTTTTTCAATTATCATAGACGTGAAGGAAAAAATACCCTCGGCTCTATGGGTTGATAAGAATGGTGTTATCAGTGTGCTTGATGAATGTGGAGAGCCATATAAAAGGTTAACGAAAGGCGATATAAAAAATATGTTTGTTATTAATGCCGGGGATAAGGCGGATGTAAAGAGCCTGTACAGGGAAACCAATAGCTGGATTACGCAAGGAATTATAAAAAGAAATGCCATATCGGAAATTGCATATGACGAAGGCAGCGTGACGGTTTTTGGTGCAGAAGACGGGGTAGAGATAGTGCTCGGCAAGGAAGACCAGAAGGAAAGACTTAAGAGAGCTGTTTCTATACTCGAAGATGCAAAAAAACGGGGTCTCATGATTAAATGTATAGATGCAAGATTTGAAAAGGGTGGAATTATCCAGGAAAGGAAGGGCTAA
- a CDS encoding type II toxin-antitoxin system RelE/ParE family toxin translates to MKYSIEFKPRAVKDIKAVPSRTQARIVAKIEEMSDNLSGDVKQLTDSTPEYRLRVGEYRVLFEIEGDAIIIYRIRHRREAYR, encoded by the coding sequence ATGAAATATAGCATAGAGTTCAAGCCGCGGGCGGTCAAAGATATAAAGGCTGTTCCTTCCAGGACACAGGCTCGGATCGTTGCAAAAATTGAAGAAATGAGCGATAATCTAAGTGGAGACGTGAAACAACTTACCGATTCGACACCTGAATATAGATTACGCGTTGGGGAGTACAGAGTTCTATTTGAAATCGAAGGAGATGCAATCATTATTTATCGCATTCGACATCGCCGAGAAGCATACCGATAA
- a CDS encoding D-alanine--D-alanine ligase — protein MKEKKIGVLMGGKSSEREISLKSGKAILQSLIRSGYSAVGIDAEHNIVDNLKKNKVQVVFIALHGRWGEDGTVQGLLEMMGIPYTGSGVLGSAIAMDKAIMKMLLDRMGLPTPAYEVCYAKDKVRFPVPFVVKPANEGSTIGISIVRKNGEKNGAIKNALKYDKKVLIEKYIQGEEITVGIANNEVLPVIQVKPLKGFYDFEAKYTKGMTEYIIPAKIGKKVEKKAQDYAMTVYKAFGLSGCARVDMMVDEGIPLIIDINTSPGMTETSLVPKAWEYLGRSFDDLVDEIIKGASLKT, from the coding sequence ATGAAAGAAAAAAAAATAGGGGTTCTTATGGGAGGGAAATCCTCGGAAAGGGAGATTTCCCTGAAGAGTGGAAAGGCAATTCTTCAAAGCCTTATACGCAGCGGTTACAGCGCTGTAGGGATAGATGCGGAGCATAACATCGTAGATAATTTGAAAAAAAATAAAGTTCAGGTTGTCTTTATTGCCCTTCACGGTAGATGGGGCGAGGATGGTACAGTTCAGGGTCTCCTCGAAATGATGGGTATACCCTATACCGGTTCCGGTGTGCTCGGGTCGGCTATTGCAATGGATAAGGCGATCATGAAGATGCTGTTGGATAGAATGGGACTGCCCACTCCTGCCTATGAAGTCTGCTATGCCAAAGACAAAGTCAGGTTTCCCGTACCTTTTGTTGTAAAGCCGGCCAACGAAGGCTCAACAATCGGCATATCTATTGTCAGAAAAAATGGAGAGAAAAACGGGGCTATTAAAAATGCCCTGAAATATGATAAGAAAGTTCTGATAGAAAAGTATATACAGGGGGAGGAAATAACTGTCGGTATAGCTAATAATGAGGTGCTGCCTGTCATTCAGGTAAAACCATTAAAAGGATTTTATGATTTTGAGGCAAAATATACCAAGGGGATGACTGAATATATCATACCTGCAAAGATCGGCAAAAAAGTTGAAAAAAAAGCGCAGGACTATGCGATGACAGTATATAAAGCTTTTGGGCTTTCAGGGTGTGCCAGGGTTGACATGATGGTGGATGAAGGTATCCCGCTCATAATAGATATCAATACCTCTCCGGGCATGACTGAAACCTCCCTTGTGCCGAAGGCATGGGAATATCTTGGCAGGTCATTTGATGATCTTGTTGACGAAATTATAAAGGGGGCTTCTTTAAAAACATGA
- a CDS encoding type II toxin-antitoxin system Phd/YefM family antitoxin, translating into MVTLNAQIIKKEGKKEYAIIPYEEFLKVQEELHNYEDLRCLRKAKEAEINAPTISIDNLKKQIGERTTRPIGSAKKRTSR; encoded by the coding sequence ATGGTTACCCTAAATGCCCAAATCATAAAAAAGGAAGGGAAAAAAGAATATGCAATAATTCCCTATGAAGAATTCCTGAAAGTCCAGGAAGAACTCCATAACTACGAGGACCTTCGCTGTTTAAGAAAGGCCAAGGAAGCTGAAATAAATGCCCCGACTATTAGTATTGATAATCTCAAGAAACAGATAGGAGAGCGAACAACTCGTCCCATTGGATCAGCCAAAAAGCGGACTTCCCGTTGA
- the ftsA gene encoding cell division protein FtsA yields the protein MVREEELLVGVDIGTTKICIVVGKVAEEKINIVGIGSYPSTGLRKGVVVNMESTITSIKKAVEEAELMAGIKINNCMAGIGGAHIKSFNSNGVVAIKEKEVKADDIARAIDAAKAIAIPADREILHVIPQEFIIDDQDGIRDPLGITGVRLEVKVHIVTGSSSSAQNIIKCCRMAGLTVDSIILGQLASSEAVLTPEEKEIGVALVDIGGGTSDIAVFSTGSIKHTSVLPFGGNSITNDIAIGLRTPVDDAEKIKKKYGCAFSNMIGANETIEVPSVGGRKPRTLMRKTLADIIEPRVEEISSMIYDEIKKSGFEKLLASGVVITGGCANLEGIPELAENIFNLPTRRGFPVGVGGLVDVVNNPIYATGVGLLVYGFKHSDIKRRKMYGGTQSLMKLVNGNNLLNKMREWFKEIF from the coding sequence ATGGTTAGAGAAGAAGAGCTTCTCGTAGGAGTTGATATTGGAACCACAAAGATATGCATTGTTGTGGGGAAAGTAGCTGAGGAGAAGATAAACATAGTAGGCATAGGATCTTACCCTTCTACGGGCCTGAGAAAAGGCGTTGTTGTGAATATGGAAAGCACTATTACTTCTATAAAAAAGGCTGTAGAAGAAGCCGAATTAATGGCAGGCATAAAGATTAACAACTGTATGGCAGGCATAGGGGGCGCTCACATCAAGAGCTTCAACAGTAATGGCGTTGTTGCAATCAAAGAAAAGGAAGTGAAAGCCGATGATATTGCAAGGGCGATTGATGCTGCAAAAGCAATTGCAATACCGGCAGACCGGGAAATTCTTCATGTTATCCCCCAGGAATTTATCATAGACGACCAGGATGGAATACGTGACCCCCTCGGGATTACAGGGGTCAGGCTTGAGGTAAAGGTACATATTGTTACCGGCAGCTCCTCCTCTGCGCAGAATATCATAAAGTGCTGTCGTATGGCAGGGCTCACAGTGGACAGTATCATACTCGGACAACTTGCTTCATCAGAGGCGGTACTCACACCGGAAGAAAAAGAAATAGGTGTTGCTCTGGTCGATATCGGAGGCGGTACAAGTGATATTGCAGTATTTTCAACGGGAAGCATAAAACATACATCGGTGCTGCCCTTTGGAGGGAATAGTATTACGAATGACATTGCCATCGGATTACGAACACCTGTTGATGATGCAGAGAAGATAAAGAAGAAATACGGCTGCGCTTTTTCGAACATGATAGGCGCTAATGAAACCATTGAAGTTCCCAGTGTAGGCGGTAGAAAACCGAGAACGCTTATGCGAAAAACCCTGGCAGACATAATCGAGCCGAGGGTTGAAGAGATATCATCCATGATCTATGATGAGATTAAGAAATCAGGATTTGAAAAATTGCTTGCTTCGGGTGTTGTAATTACCGGAGGGTGTGCAAATCTTGAAGGCATTCCCGAACTTGCTGAAAATATTTTCAACCTCCCTACAAGAAGGGGGTTTCCTGTGGGCGTAGGCGGTCTTGTTGATGTGGTAAATAATCCTATATATGCAACCGGAGTTGGACTTCTGGTATACGGGTTCAAACATTCTGATATAAAAAGGCGCAAAATGTATGGTGGTACGCAATCATTAATGAAATTAGTAAATGGTAATAATCTTCTCAATAAAATGAGGGAATGGTTTAAAGAAATTTTCTAA
- a CDS encoding FRG domain-containing protein, protein MKGQWIGRIGGDIEGHIIANIDDLGERYGGVAFVLPDNKALPSSAGFFETPDKETDTSFKAFTAPIDPRTGLTTAWTEIQSLYPGVNHSTEATVDICFKENELHLTAKTNLGTTVKSDIVKKTFSTVSDIKGDVRTWEQYKTFVSTMLGQRNLFRGQRKPWKLRTAFHRKGRYDLSRFLSNDVPLLHRHLSAKTSHVFNLEIPNENGAFLNLVQHHGYPTPLLDWTYSPYVAAFFAFRGLPKTNKIEEFVRVYVFNQEQWKSHWGQLVMLNIAGLHLSVMEFLAIENERLIPQQAATTVTNIDDIESYIREKEIQKESSYLTAIDIPASERNSVMQELAYMGITAGSMFPGLDGACEELREKMFSE, encoded by the coding sequence TTGAAGGGGCAATGGATAGGGAGGATAGGCGGAGACATTGAGGGTCATATTATTGCAAATATCGATGACCTTGGAGAGAGGTATGGGGGCGTAGCGTTTGTGCTGCCCGACAATAAGGCTTTGCCATCTTCTGCGGGATTCTTCGAGACGCCTGACAAAGAAACCGACACCTCGTTTAAAGCCTTTACCGCTCCCATAGATCCTCGAACTGGCTTAACCACTGCCTGGACCGAGATTCAAAGCTTGTATCCAGGCGTTAATCACTCCACTGAAGCGACTGTAGACATCTGTTTCAAAGAAAACGAACTTCACTTGACGGCAAAAACCAATCTGGGTACTACTGTAAAGAGCGACATAGTTAAGAAAACATTTTCTACCGTCTCGGACATCAAAGGAGATGTCAGAACTTGGGAGCAATACAAGACGTTTGTCTCCACAATGTTAGGCCAAAGAAACCTTTTCCGGGGCCAACGAAAGCCCTGGAAACTAAGAACAGCTTTTCACAGAAAAGGCAGGTATGATCTCTCTCGCTTTCTATCTAATGACGTTCCTCTATTACATCGACACTTAAGCGCAAAAACGTCACATGTTTTCAATCTTGAAATACCAAATGAGAACGGAGCATTTCTGAATCTTGTTCAACATCACGGCTACCCAACTCCATTACTGGATTGGACTTACTCACCATACGTGGCGGCGTTCTTTGCTTTCAGGGGTTTACCCAAGACCAACAAAATCGAAGAATTTGTAAGAGTATATGTTTTTAACCAGGAGCAATGGAAAAGCCACTGGGGCCAGTTGGTAATGTTAAACATTGCAGGTCTTCATCTGTCCGTCATGGAGTTCCTCGCAATTGAAAACGAAAGACTAATCCCCCAACAAGCTGCCACTACCGTAACAAACATCGATGATATTGAGTCATATATAAGGGAAAAGGAAATCCAAAAAGAATCCAGTTATCTTACTGCTATTGACATTCCAGCTTCGGAACGGAATAGTGTCATGCAGGAACTCGCCTACATGGGAATTACGGCGGGTTCGATGTTTCCTGGCTTAGACGGAGCATGTGAGGAGCTTAGAGAGAAGATGTTTAGTGAATAG
- the ftsZ gene encoding cell division protein FtsZ has protein sequence MSRVFYIDEDNGFSAKLKVIGVGGGGCNALNNMVDAGVPGVEFIGVNTDVKSLSTCKAGVKIQIGGKLTRGLGAGADPEVGRKAALEDTEKIIEHLKGADMVFITCGLGGGTGTGASSVIAEISKELGALTVAITTKPFAFEGKDRMRQAENGIIQLKTRVDSLITIPNQRLLSIGGKHMTIMEAFFKADEVLLNAVRSISDLIVGSGHVVVDFADVKTIMSERGMAIMGIGEASGENRARDAAQKAISSPLLEDISIHGARGVLINVTGNKDMTLHEVHEASSLIQEQSHDEAKIIWGLVYDETMESAMRITVIATGFEEKVVVDEDTSDMLNKSRLFDNEDLPPFMKKKVAIDYKEIKMKSDMIDIDDDRYDIPTFLRKQAD, from the coding sequence GTGAGCAGAGTCTTTTATATTGATGAGGATAACGGTTTTTCAGCAAAATTAAAGGTTATAGGGGTTGGTGGAGGCGGATGTAATGCTTTAAACAACATGGTGGACGCGGGTGTTCCAGGTGTTGAATTTATCGGAGTCAATACGGATGTCAAGTCCCTGAGCACATGCAAAGCCGGTGTTAAGATACAGATAGGAGGCAAATTAACCAGGGGGCTCGGTGCAGGTGCTGACCCGGAAGTCGGCAGAAAGGCAGCGCTCGAAGACACGGAAAAAATTATCGAGCACCTGAAGGGCGCTGATATGGTCTTTATAACATGCGGGCTTGGAGGTGGAACCGGAACAGGTGCATCTTCAGTAATTGCGGAGATTTCAAAAGAACTGGGCGCCTTAACAGTAGCAATTACAACAAAGCCTTTTGCCTTTGAAGGCAAAGACAGGATGAGACAGGCAGAAAACGGGATAATCCAGTTAAAAACCAGGGTTGATTCTCTCATTACCATACCTAATCAGAGACTCCTGTCTATCGGCGGCAAGCACATGACTATCATGGAGGCTTTTTTCAAGGCAGACGAAGTGCTCCTCAATGCTGTAAGAAGTATATCAGATTTGATTGTAGGGTCAGGCCATGTAGTTGTAGATTTTGCGGATGTTAAAACTATTATGAGCGAACGAGGGATGGCAATAATGGGCATCGGGGAAGCCTCAGGCGAAAACAGGGCAAGGGATGCAGCCCAGAAAGCCATATCAAGCCCGCTTCTTGAAGATATTTCAATTCACGGAGCAAGGGGGGTATTGATAAACGTAACAGGCAATAAAGACATGACTCTCCATGAGGTACATGAAGCCTCCTCACTAATTCAGGAACAGTCTCATGATGAAGCAAAGATCATATGGGGACTTGTCTATGATGAGACCATGGAAAGTGCTATGAGGATAACGGTCATTGCCACCGGTTTTGAAGAAAAGGTTGTTGTGGACGAGGATACAAGCGATATGCTCAACAAAAGCAGGCTTTTTGACAATGAAGACCTGCCTCCCTTTATGAAGAAAAAAGTTGCTATAGACTACAAAGAAATAAAGATGAAAAGCGATATGATTGATATTGACGACGACAGGTACGATATTCCTACTTTTTTGAGGAAACAGGCAGATTAA
- a CDS encoding radical SAM protein — MRRVLSNQLKKQGAGRKEFLASESGTIVKKWGGKIPVCVVFPNTYYIGMSNLAAHILYKTLNSYDDVVCERCFLEENGECISIESGRPLKSFKCIFFTISFEMDFINIPKILRFSSIPVHSAERKKDDPIIVAGGICVISNPEPIHSFVDLFIMGDIESTVPDFLEKYRETIGKDRDEVIDELSGFDWVYNPAGLKVSYREDGTIGSFAPKDFTVKINRYKGKTLGTSAIIADKTEFSGMFLVEGTRGCPSKCPFCLLGNSYRFVCDKILPLKTDIEDVGIIGGGVSFHPQLEEITAALMREGKRVHFPSLRLDEIPLSIIELMQDEIKTLTFGIEAGTERLRVVIGKPLSDQEIYDKLSAILKIKPFNLKLYFMIGLPGETAEDVDGIVELVKHVKHVMVKEGAKRGFVGSVTVHASPFVPKPSTPFQRLPMDDMNELKDKINRLKSALGKVDNTYFTHESVKYSFIQAVLARGDRRLKDVILKFADNVSLSRIMKDSAINLNFYALRERGNDEMLPWDFIKAQ; from the coding sequence ATGCGGCGTGTGTTGTCCAATCAATTGAAAAAGCAGGGTGCAGGACGCAAAGAGTTTCTTGCATCTGAAAGCGGGACAATAGTAAAAAAATGGGGCGGCAAAATCCCTGTGTGCGTGGTATTTCCGAACACGTACTATATAGGCATGTCCAATCTCGCCGCCCATATACTGTATAAAACGCTGAATAGTTATGATGACGTTGTCTGCGAGAGGTGCTTTCTCGAAGAAAACGGTGAATGCATATCAATAGAGAGCGGAAGGCCGCTCAAGTCTTTTAAGTGCATATTTTTCACAATATCCTTTGAAATGGATTTTATAAACATCCCGAAGATTCTACGTTTTTCTTCCATACCCGTGCATTCTGCAGAAAGAAAAAAAGATGATCCCATCATTGTTGCCGGGGGTATCTGTGTGATTTCAAATCCGGAACCCATCCACAGTTTTGTTGACCTCTTTATCATGGGTGACATCGAGTCAACCGTTCCGGATTTTCTGGAGAAGTACAGGGAAACAATAGGCAAAGACAGGGACGAGGTAATTGATGAGCTGAGCGGGTTTGATTGGGTCTATAATCCGGCAGGACTAAAGGTTTCATATCGGGAAGACGGCACAATCGGGTCTTTTGCTCCAAAGGATTTTACTGTAAAGATAAACAGATACAAAGGTAAAACCCTCGGGACATCAGCAATTATTGCCGATAAAACTGAATTCTCCGGGATGTTCCTTGTGGAGGGAACGCGTGGCTGTCCATCGAAATGCCCGTTCTGCCTTTTGGGGAACTCTTATCGTTTTGTCTGTGATAAAATCCTCCCGCTCAAAACCGATATAGAGGATGTTGGTATTATCGGAGGAGGAGTTTCGTTCCATCCTCAACTTGAGGAAATCACTGCCGCGCTTATGCGCGAAGGCAAGCGCGTGCATTTTCCGTCACTGAGGCTTGATGAAATTCCGCTTTCAATTATAGAGCTTATGCAGGATGAGATTAAGACGTTGACCTTCGGAATTGAGGCAGGCACGGAAAGGTTGAGGGTTGTTATCGGTAAGCCTTTATCGGATCAGGAGATTTACGATAAATTAAGCGCCATACTTAAAATTAAGCCCTTCAATCTGAAACTGTATTTTATGATCGGCCTGCCTGGTGAGACAGCAGAAGACGTTGACGGTATTGTGGAGCTTGTTAAGCACGTGAAGCATGTAATGGTTAAAGAAGGGGCGAAGAGAGGTTTTGTCGGCAGCGTTACCGTCCATGCAAGCCCCTTTGTGCCGAAGCCTTCCACCCCTTTTCAGCGGCTTCCCATGGATGATATGAATGAATTGAAAGACAAGATAAACCGGTTAAAGAGTGCTTTAGGCAAGGTTGACAACACATATTTTACCCATGAGTCCGTGAAGTACAGCTTTATCCAGGCTGTGCTTGCCAGGGGCGACAGAAGATTGAAGGATGTTATTCTGAAGTTTGCAGACAATGTGAGCTTAAGCAGGATTATGAAGGACAGCGCCATTAATCTGAACTTTTATGCTTTGCGGGAAAGGGGTAACGACGAAATGCTGCCGTGGGATTTTATAAAAGCTCAATAA